In the Diceros bicornis minor isolate mBicDic1 chromosome 22, mDicBic1.mat.cur, whole genome shotgun sequence genome, one interval contains:
- the LOC131419801 gene encoding interferon alpha-2-like produces the protein MALPVSVLLALVMLCSSPACPLGCDLPLSHGHQEAFTLLSQMERISIRSCLKDRADFRFPQMLVDGHQLEKTQAAAVVHETLQQIFRLFGTSGSPAAWDDTLLDQFLVGLYQQLDDLETCLGKETKVQQSPLGSENSRLAVKRYFHRISLYLKEKEYSACAWEVVRVEIRRCFLFMNKLTGKLGK, from the coding sequence ATGGCCCTCCCAGTCTCTGTGCTGCTGGCCCTGGTGATGCTGTGCTCCAGCCCCGCCTGCCCTCTGGGCTGTGACCTGCCTCTGAGCCATGGCCATCAGGAAGCCTTCACACTTTTGAGTCAAATGGAGAGAATCTCCATTCGGTCGTGTCTGAAGGACAGGGCTGACTTCAGATTTCCGCAGATGCTTGTGGACGGGCACCAGCTTGAGAAGACGCAAGCCGCGGCTGTTGTGCACGAGACGCTCCAGCAGATCTTCCGCCTCTTCGGCACCAGCGGCTCTCCTGCGGCTTGGGATGACACCCTCCTGGACCAATTCCTCGTTGGACTTTATCAGCAGCTGGATGACCTGGAGACATGCTTGGGGAAGGAGACGAAGGTGCAACAGTCACCCCTGGGAAGTGAGAACTCCAGGCTGGCTGTGAAGAGGTACTTCCACAGAATCAGTCTGTATCTGAAAGAGAAAGAGTACAGCGCCTGCGCCTGGGAGGTGGTCAGGGTGGAAATCAGAAGGTGCTTCCTCTTCATGAACAAGCTCACAGGGAAACTCGGGAAATAA